Within Ischnura elegans chromosome 6, ioIscEleg1.1, whole genome shotgun sequence, the genomic segment GTGAAGAATATGGGGCATAACAGGCATCAGTCCATACTATTCATAGAACAGTATCATTtgactcagaaaatgaaataataagcgAGTGTCCGTAAGGATTTTTGCACCCCCTCTTGACTGTAACGGTGTGTTGAGGGAACACGTTGTCGACGACTCCTTTAGCCTAGCATTCCGACGACTCGCATTTAGTTCATTCCATGTTTCCAGTCCTTActgaaatcatcgaaagaggtttATCACTCTTCGAGACTCCATTATGGATGGAAATCGATTTTCTCCGTTTTGATTGAAGTTGCTGGGCGGTCGTGTCTGATATTTAAGCCTTGACGGGCACTGGAAGGTGGTCTCCTTCGGCATGGAACCCAGTTTCGTCAGCGTAGTATCGGACGGTGAGCAGTTTGCCATCAGGGCCAGGGTACGAGAAGGATCCTTCAACCGCTTGTGCCTCCTGATCCTTGACGCCAGCATTCTTCAGGTATCCCTTTTCCTGCACAGTTATACCGTTGGCGGTCTCGTAACTGGAATCAAAATACATATCCATCTCAGATTAAGGCTTTACTGTAAGGGGACTAGTTCTATTTTGCttgaattcttttgttttttctgaagTAGTACCTTTGTATCAATTTTAATATCATCGTcggattttcaagaaaaatatttagaaccTTGTCGAAAATTTATCTGTATAACTAATgcaaaaaattaggaatattcaTACTTTAAAATTGATCACTTCTATAAACAATCAAATTTTCTGCGATAcacaaattgaaaatttcagtatgCTACTTTATTTATCAGAGCAATCAACACAAAATAGACGCTTCAAGGAGGAGTTATTATTTCCCCACAAGGGATAAGTATGATGAGAGATGAGTTCAGAATGTCATCATTTTTAAATACTAGAATATGTGTTGCGAGAGAAACCTTTTTAATTGACTGGGATTTATCGAGGAAATCTGACATATGCTCTTTCAATGTTTGAAACCGCTAAATGCTTATCGTGAATGAAGGTTGCGTCCAGCGGttgaaaaatatgattatttaatttGACAGATGTTAAATCTGTTTGTGGTCAAGGTAAAAAAGTTGTTGTAATTGTAGTGGCACCTCATAGTATATTACATACATGATTCCGGTAATAAAGGTTTATTCCTGTTTCCTGAAAGCTGTGCAGCTAGTCTTGCTTCATTCTCAAGTATAACATTTATTGGCAATTTTCAACTCTATTCTTTGAATCTTTAGACACATTGGCATGGGAAATTATTTGGAAGCTATGTTCTTCGTAAAAACGAAGAGGAAAGAGAACTGATAGATCTTTGTCACACTGCTTAAATATATTAAGCATGCTAAATATTAAATAACTCTTGTTGCTCTTAATTTGAACAGAAAGTTTTTTTGCACTGTAATTTTATGTCCGAGCTATAATTTGGTGGCATTTGGCAAGGATAATAGATTATAATCTTATGTTACTTGGCCACCTTCACCTAATCGTAATAAATCATCAGGGAATAAAACATTTTGCTCTGGAAATGCCTTTTCATTCACAATTATGGTTTTCGGTTATAAGCATTGATATATTTTAGATAACATTCAACTaagtttattttatgaaaatcacaCATTCGTGTGTTAGGCATGACAAAAAACTTCAACATTCTATTATCAAGTAAATTCTATATTGAATTGTATTGCCACTGAAGTCGCGCTACTTATGTATTATTTCAGTAGTTCCGCCAACTTTGATGGGATTTTCTTTTAGAAATCTTAATTTTGGCTTAATTTACCTAATTATAATAACAGAAAACTCGAAAGATAGCACCATAAAGTTTCAGGATGTACCTGTACTGGAAGGTTCCGTCGAAGCCTACATCCTGCGCCTGCCTCACAATGGGGATGATGTTGGGTGCGGGTCCACGGGCGGCGGCTGCGGCAACGGGGAGTGGTGGAGGGACTGCGGGACGGAAGCGTTGAGCGGGTGAGGCTGCACCTCCCCTCCCCTTGAAAAACTGAGCGTTAGCCACCGTGGCGACGAATAAAAGAAGAAGCTGTGGGAAGAGAAGATTCGTTAAGCATTCTGTAAATGGAAGCTGCAGATTGGCTCGAGTTGTTACGTACTAGTATATCATATGAAAAGGCATTAATATTTGTAAAAGGAGGCGCAGATATCCTTCCGGGTTCCGCGTCTACTCATCCTCTAGATAACAGTGTTGCCGGATTCACAGCAGGCATTTTTGGGTTTGAATTATTCCAGTATGCGATGGGCAACCTGCAGTCATAACTGCTTCTGCTGACTCACTATCCGGAAGCCTCCATAAATATTCGTAAAAGTAATATcagcgggcgtgacttggtgaaaagTCTTTATCGTAGGAGTTAAAGTAATAAAAACATTCGGTGGTTTCGTTTCtgtgtaacattttcaaggtgaggaGTAGAGGTTAAaaacttaagcagaagacggagtaaattagttggccacattatgagactgatgaaaacaatcgtagaaagactgttgtaagggaagaagggtaagggatggCCCTGAATTAGTTACAGAGGACAGGTTACTAcggatataaaagagaataaatgcgtcgctatgaaaaggcttgcggatagcagaaaggaatggaaaaatctatgtcaaaccattcttaggattgttgactaatgatgatgatgatgagtagaGTTTTGGTCTCGTTTATGATGGTAAAAATGCATAGTTTTGTAGCTATTTTGCATATCATTTgtactaaaatatatttaaatattaacatCGGAGAATAGAATTTAGCTGCAAAGGTTGAGCCGATTCCATGCGTCGATTCTTGTATTAATGGAATATCTATAAGGAAAAgagttagtgtggtggctagagtgttggcttttcaacccgtgggctcgggtttaaatcgcaacggtggcagataattttcagagattgcctgATCCCTGCTTAAATTTTGTGTGGTAAGTGGCCTGAAATTTCCTTGGGTAGCACGCGGCTTGccaatacttaatattttgttgtcaatttctGCTTATTGGAAAAGTATACATTTAATTCAATCAGTAGTGTATTTCACTTCTATGATTCTTTTGCACAAATTAATCATTGCCCGCCCGTTAAAGTATTGAAATgacaatatattaaaaataatagcatggGAACAGGCATTAACGCTGCTAGGATTTTGAAAGGGGGGGACTTGTTTAACAGAGATTTCAGGGCCCTTCCTAGATCTATGGTCTGGGGaaaattttgtgattatttatgtccaaaacgtgatttttaggactcaaaagcAGTAATTTTTACGAGTATGTATTAAagtaaagtataaaatatatacatacgtaaaataaagtaaaaaaggcTCAAGGGGAGGTTGTAACAAGGAAACCCCCCcgccgtggctacgccactggggaTAGGTGTCCCTGGGTAGGGGTGCCTGGATACGCAATGGGGGGACTGAATGAAAAATCCCTGAATGGAAAAATAGTGATAGCTTGAGAATGCGATACAGTTAGTGGTTGGGATTGTCGGACCAGTTTTGCTTACCACTGCCTTCATGGTGGTGTGGATGATATCCTTCGGTGCCTGGGAGATGTAAGGAGATCCTCGTCAAGGAATTGAAATGCGTGCTCATCAAAGATCGTGGTCACCTTTTATACCGCGTCGTGAGGGGTGGGGTGAGAAGCCACGGTTGGACACCCGAAGGGAGAAGAGAAGGGAATCTTGGCGCTTCGGAACAGGGGCGGAGTGGATGCAAGGCAATGGAAGGGGATGAGTCCACGTTTGGGTGTCTTGTCACGTGACGTGAAGAGCCGTTCGTCCCACATGTGGAAGGGTTGGGAGACTCTGGACATTATGGACGAGGATGAGTCTCGGTGGATGGGGTGGTAATTGGAATGCGGAGAAGGGACTTGCTTGAAACGAACGTTTTCGATGGCTGCAGGCATTGGGATGGAGGGGTGCAAAAGGAGGCTGTGAGCGCCTTATAGGTCAGTGGAGGTGTGCGAAGTCGCCAGACTGTGTGTTTGTGTGCGAATATGTGGGGGAAAATTGGCGGGGACTCTTCTCTAGACGGAGGCTGATGAGGCATCCGGAGGGCGATCGTGAGTGCGCTCCCGCGCAGATGTCCCTATCAGCTGTGATTGAGCGTTTGGATGCCGGGGAAACGCCGCAATGGAATTTCTGCGGGAAAATCGGAAAAAAGGCATACTAAATTCATTAACGgggatcgggtttgtgtggtggctagagtgttggcttcacaccctgtgggctcgggctcaaatcccggcggtggcagaaaattttcagagactgcccgatccctgcttgaatgttgtgtggaggacatttcaagcgcaatactccgtccgtcggatgggacgttaagccgtggtccccttggcgcctttcgttaagagcaggctgataccgacgccgggtttctctccgcccttccttacctacccttccctcacggcgttaatgacctaagctgtcggtcacctccttcaaataccataccaaattcACTAACTACTactaaattaactaataaaaccaCTAACTTCTAAATTTTACCCCAAAAAGTTTGTAGTTACTCCAGGTCTCTGCAACAGCTATTGAAAAATTCCGTTAAAATATGCGATTGATTGAAGCTAGATAGCAAAGAATGTGAACACCTAGACCTGTAGACTGGGTTATACGACGGAGAGCCGTTTTTCTATggataaaatcaaaatgtataaTTGAATTTCTGTGGGAAATAGACTAACTGTTCCGGGATTAGAACCGCCaatgcaaaaatggaaaaataaatttgttaattGATACTAAACTTTACCCCAAatatgcgtagcaaggttttcggccGCACCCCATTTCCAACCCGTTTCGTAACCCGTTTCGGCTCTACCCCAAATAGTTACTCCGAGTCACTGGTACGACTAATGGAACAGTCCCCTACAGGATGTGTATATCCCTTTAACGCCGGAATactttttttcctccgatttttttcctcttttcagggATTGATCGCTATTTACTTAAAAACATATATCCCAAATATTATAGAAGTATGTGCAGCGGTTTCATGAAAATGACCTGTGTCCATATGATCACGCTAGGCGGATACCGTAGCAGTAGCATCTCCGCTCGCGTAATTCAACTCTTCGAATAATCACTGCATTTTTCTTGTTCCCCGGataaagtctttgaaaaatataaaacatatcaatTTTGAAGTCATATTTATTTGTTCTTCTGGACAAAGGATTTATGGTATTAACAAATTAAGCCatgtatatataataaataaatgtcataTGGCCATGGCAAATTAGCATATGTCAAAAAGGCATAAACGTAATGTGAACagcaaagaaattcattttttgtgaaagtttGCAAAAAACATGGTACATAAAGCCCTAAGCCACATTTCACACATTGGGTACGAATAGTACTTTGGCAATATTCACCTGCACAGCGTCGTCGATTGCATGGTTCAATCAAATGACCAATACCTACCGTCGAGGCGAATTTCATCACTTACTCGGACGTGGATACTACTATTCCTTGATATCAAAGGCCGCCCTACACTAATAGGAGGGTTTTTGTATTTTGTCAGATACACTTGGACGATGCTGCGACGAAACTGTAATTGTGACAGCGTTTTTCCTGGTTTCTTATGAAGAACCCACGCATTGTTCAATGACACATCCACTAGCCACGTGAATATGCACCACCACCACTTTTTACCTCTTATCCCTATTCTGTTGTAGGACACATTCTTCGTCCATTTGACTGCAAAATtaggaaattaatttattcatcatcaaaaaaCAACTCGAAATTTTCAGTAGGCGACTTCTCACCAATGTCACAATAATTTGCGTCcggaaataatgaattttttacacaGAGATCTTCATCTTTCCAAGTAGTCAACACTCGTTTCACTTTCGTCCTCTTTGAGTTTACCCGTTTGTCATTCGTCTCAAGTCCTTCACTTTCACATTCCCCTCGTTGAGTACTCACTAATATTTCAGCACCTGCTCGAAGTTGACGACCAGACAGATTATCAATGAAGCCACCGCCATCCTCCTCCGCTGAATCTTCGTCAGATAACACGTTACTCTCTGGAGGTTCTATGTAGATACCTAAAACATCGTCCTGGTCATCTTCCAGTGCAGATAGAACTTCTGGAAGAGTCATTACTCTAAAAACAGTCGCATCGAATCAATAATCTATAAAGATTTCAATTATAATTGCCGTGGTAAATCTAAGCATACTTACCTATTAGAGTTCATTGTCTCCGATGCACGTGTATCCCACACGTCACGTTCAATATTGAATATAAAGCGAGTAATTGTATTATATCTCACCCTTTTAGTAGAAGAAAATAACGTCTGCCTCCTGAAGGGACCCACACATCAATGGCATTTCAGTCGAATCattacacagagaaaaaatacgtgAAACACCTTTGTTACATTGTAAAACTCCACACTCCGGTTTCATGGCTTTCTGACTGATATTGTTACATAATAGTATTGCatgacttattttatttgtagctaCACTGTAGAGAAGAACCTAGATATAATTTGTAGCGACGCTTCAAACGAGAATATTTTCAGATGTGAAAATGTGATCCAAAGTAGCTTCACTGCAGACACGCTAAATAATAATCGGCATACAATTCTTCACTCGCAGCCATTAAGGGAAAAGAATAACATAAAAGCCATGAAACACCAGCGCCTTACCACATTGTCACGAATGAGAAATACCTTATTACCTTTATTGAAAGAAGCGTTCGTAAGGCTGCCTTCCCCGTGGAACTCCATTGCTACGGTATCCGCCTAGCGTGATCGTACGGTCACGGGTACAATTtcttctaaataatattattatttacaaacattttataaaaatattattatgtagaGTACATTGAAGTATTCTAAGCTTATGAACCAGAATGTatcagaattaaaagaaaaatgttcttGTGCTATGTAGTTAACTGAAGTCGTGCATTCACGCGGAGCAGTGAAGGGTAGACCACCACTTTAAGAAAGCTGTGTATCAAAAACATTCAGTTGAAAGgacttaatatttcgtcatttggACAACAAATGTATCGAGATATTGTTACCAAAAACCCACAACGAAACTTTGAGAAATGCGGAAGGGAGAGTTACGTGGAGCAAGAAATGTTTGCTGTGATCATATGAACACGCTAGGCGCTAAAGAAGTAAGATAGCAATGAACATTTCGCCTTCAGGCGAAAATAAAGAGGTAAGAGCGTTTTCTCTTTGAATATAAACTAGAGAATATTTAAAGGCAAATAGGAAAACTGCTGaggctttatcatcatttttgagCATACGCGGTAAGTACTATAACTGAGCGGGTTAATGAAACTGTATTAAAGTTTTTGTTCCTCTCATCATGGCATAATTCCTTTTGTTAGAGCCAGGATTTGTTGAATCAAGGGTATTTCTTAActcaaaatatgtaaatatattcaaGAAATGTTGTTTTCCTAGAGCTACTTTCCGTTCGGGGAAAGGATTAGCTACTTATATTGCCATGAACTCGTATGGGAAGGTACCGTCCATTTTTCGCCTCGAATTGATTGAAAAGTTGGGGACAGATCGGGAAACGAAAAAATGCACAattctatatttttaaagtttcccgtaataaaattaattggtgAAGTATCCCTTTCAAATTCAAAGagcaaaagttttaaaattggaCCTTTCTGTGTTCTAAGGACGGAACCTTATTAGTTTTCCTATTCGCCTTTCACTATCCTATTATTGTTTTTCGCTCTATAATCGCTCTCCGCTTTCAATCTTTTCTGCAAGTTGTATTTTCATTGCTATCTTCTTTATTTATGTCACATCTTGTAACGGCCGTTATTTCATTAGTTAGTCGTTGCAGTGACTCGGAGACGTTAGCGTGTGCATATACGAGGTAATGGAAAGTTTCTGTTAATAAGCACCTTTGAACTCTCGTTGGCCAATCTCTGTCTGGTTTCACCAACTTGTGTCCATCGAAATCATATTTCAATCAATCAGTTCTCCAGAGAGATTCACATTTAACGAGTTTAACGCATACGCATATGTTTCTTGCTTTGGGTAAATATGTGCTGGGATTTAAATCGTACGGTGAGTGTAGAGCCATTCTAAATGGTCATGAAGTTTCCAGTCAGGATCTAATATA encodes:
- the LOC124160985 gene encoding endocuticle structural glycoprotein SgAbd-2-like produces the protein MKAVLLLLFVATVANAQFFKGRGGAASPAQRFRPAVPPPLPVAAAAARGPAPNIIPIVRQAQDVGFDGTFQYSYETANGITVQEKGYLKNAGVKDQEAQAVEGSFSYPGPDGKLLTVRYYADETGFHAEGDHLPVPVKA